A stretch of DNA from Pseudomonas sp. HN11:
AATTCTTGAAGGTCTGCTCGAAGGCGAGGAACTTCAGCACGCCCAGGTTCACCGACGGATGGAAGCGCAGGCCGCCTTTGTACGGGCCGATGGCGCTGTTCATCTGGATACGGAAACCGCGATTGACCTGGACCTTGCCATGATCATCCACCCACGACACCCGGAAGGTAATGGCGCGCTCCGGCTCGCAAATGCGCTCCAGAATGCCCGAAGTCAGGTAGTGGGGGTTGGCTGCAAGAAACGGCCACAGGCTGCGTAGGACTTCTTCCACCGCCTGGTGGAATTCCGGCTGATCAGGGTCGCGTTTCTTGAGGCGGGCAAGGAAGGATTCGACGGATTCGATCATGGAAAGTCTCGGCAAATTTTTAGTTGTTAACGGAGATTGAGCCGGACTTTATCAATTCATTCCGCACTGCGACAGGGCAAAATGTCGCCTTTGTGAATTTAAATGGTGCGTTTTATATAACTGTATCCAGTTTTAGCGGCTTTTATGCACCCTTTCAGGGATTCAAATCAAACCGCACGCACCATCAAATTCCAGGCAAAAAAAAAACGGAGCCCGAAGGCTCCGCTCTTTCAAACCACCAACCCGAATCAGGCCAGTTTTTTGTGACGCACACGGTGCGGCTGGGCAGCAGCATCGCCCAAGCGCTTTTTACGGTCCGCTTCGTACTCGGTGTAGTTACCCTCGAAGAACACCGCTTGGGAGTCATCTTCGTACGCCAGGATGTGCGTCGCGACGCGGTCAAGGAACCACCGATCGTGAGAGATCACAATGGCGGCGCCTGGGAAGTCCAGCAGGGCTTCTTCCAGGGAACGCAGGGTTTCGACGTCGAGGTCGTTGGACGGTTCGTCGAGCAGCAGGACGTTGCCGCCCTCTTTCAGGGTCAGGGCCAGGTGCAAGCGACCGCGCTCACCACCGGACAGGTCCTTGACGAACTTCTGTTGGTCGCCACCCTTGAAGTTGAAACGACCGACATAGGTACGCGACGGGATTTCATAGTTGCCGATGCGGATCTGGTCGGAACCGTCGGAAATCTGCTGGAACACCGTCTTGCTGCCGTCCAGGTCTTCGCGGCTCTGGTCGACACAGGCCAGTTGCACGGTTTCGCCCACTTCGATAGTGCCCGAATCCGGCGTTTCCTTGCCCATCAGCATGCGGAACAGGGTGGATTTACCCGCACCGTTACCACCGATTACGCCGACGATCGCGCCTTTTGGCATGGAGAACGACAGGTTGTCGATCAGCACGCGGTCGCCATAGCCTTTGGAAACGTTCTTGAACTCGATGACCTTGTCACCCAGGCGCGGACCGGCTGGGATGTAGATCTCGTTGGTTTCCGAACGCTTCTGGAATTCCTGCGACTGCATTTCTTCAAAGCGTTGCAGACGTGCCTTGGATTTGGACTGGCGGGCCTTGGCGCCTTTGCGCACCCACTCCAGTTCTTCCTTCATGGCTTTTTCATGGGCCGATTGCTGCTTGGATTCGGCCGCCAGACGGTCGGACTTGGCTTCCAGCCAACCGGAATAGTTGCCCTCGTAAGGGATACCGGCGCCACGGTCGAGCTCGAGGATCCAGCCAGCCACGTTGTCCAGGAAGTACCGGTCGTGCGTGATCGCTACCACGGTGCCTGGGAAATCGTGAAGGAAGTGTTCCAGCCAGGCGACGGAATCGGCGTCCAAGTGGTTGGTCGGTTCGTCGAGCAGCAGCATGTCGGGGGCCGACAGCAGCAGGCGGCACAGGGCCACACGACGCTTCTCACCACCGGACAGGTGTTCGACCTTGGCGTCCCACGCCGGCAGGCGCAGGGCGTCGGCGGCGACTTCCAGCTGGCGCTCCAGGTTGTGACCGTCGCCGGCCTGCAGGATGGCTTCGAGCTTGGCCTGTTCGGCGGCGAGCTTGTCGAAATCAGCATCCGGTTCGGCGTAGGCGGCGTAGACCTCGTCCAGGCGCGCCTGGGCGTTCTTGATCACGCTGACGGCTTCTTCGACCACTTCACGCACGGTCTTGGTCGGGTCCAGGATCGGCTCTTGCGGCAGGTAGCCGATGTTCAGGTCCGGCATCGGGCGGGCTTCGCCCTCGAACTCGGTGTCGACGCCGGCCATGATTTTCAGCAGCGTGGATTTACCCGAACCGTTGAGGCCGAGCACGCCGATCTTGGCGCCTGGGAAGAAGGACAGCGAAATGTTTTTCAGGATTTCCCGCTTCGGCGGAACAACTTTTCCCAGCCGATGCATGGTGAAGACGTATTGAGCCATGGTGAACCTAGCGTCAGTGACTGATGAATTAAGCGGACGAAGCCCGTGCCAGGCCATGCGCGGCGCGGGCCGTTGACTATCATCAATGCCTGCGTGCGGTATAAAGCCTGAATATCTGGGGCTGGAACGCCCCCGCGTAACCGGCAAAGCTACCTGAATGCGCTTGGTCAGTCCAGCCAGGCAGGGGCTGGCACTTTGCCACAAGTCAAGGCATGCTAGCCGCCCTCCGGGCGTCCGGCTTATAGTGCACGTCGCGCGCCAGTCCAGCCAAACCGCAGGATCACAGCTTGTCCAAAGTCACGCCGCCCACTCCCCTGCGCGCCGCTCATATAGCGCCGGGAGCGCCCCTGCACGGCACCCTCAAAGGCGCGTTGGCGACGCTTGTCCTCATGCTGCTCGCGTTATTGTTCTGGCAGTTGCTGGACCAGCTGCAGCAAAACCAGAAGAACCAGCAGCAATACACCATCGACTACAGTGCCGACCTGGCTGAACAGATCAGCCTGAACATGGCCCTCAGCGCAAAAATCGCCCTGAACCTGCTGCCGATGGTCGAGCCGCCGCGTGACAGCGAACAGCAACAAGCCTTGATGCGCACTTTGCAGCGCTCGATGCCGGAATTGCGCAGCGTGGCCCTGCTCGCCCCCAGCGGCGCGATGATCAGTGACAGCGCCGCAGACAGCCAGGATAGCGCCTGGCTTGCAGAGCTGGTGCAACGCAGCCACGCCCAGTCTTATTACCTGAGCAACAGCAACGACGGCACGATCATCTATCTGTTGCTGCACCAGCCCAGCGGCGGCTCAAGAATGTATTGGGCACTGCGCCTGGCTCCCAACTACCTGGCCAACCTCACCCGCCAGGACAGCCAGGGCCAACGCCCGATGTGGGTCATCGAGAATCGCATCAACCACCGGGTTGTCAGCCGGGACAGCGGCATGCCGGCGCAATGGGCGTCTGCGCTGACCCCGGACGAGCTGAATAAAAGCGTATTGGTCACCCCTCTGAGCAAAAGCGACTGGCAGCTGCGCGGGCTGTTCGACCGCACGGCGGTGCTGGAACAACTGCTGCCGGCCTTCATTGGCAAATGCCTTCTGGGCCTGGCGTTCTCGCTGATCCCGGTGATCGTGTTGCTGAACATGCGCCGCCGCCAACGCCAGGTGCATGAAGGCCGCCGGCGTTACCAGGATATTTTCGAAGGCACCGGTGTGGCCCTGTGCGTGCTCGACCTGTCGGGCCTGAACGCGCTTTTCGACAAGACCCGACTGGAGACCCGCGAGCAACTGCACGCCTGGCTGCACGACAACCCCGGTGAGCGCCAGCAACTGCTCAAGGAACTGCGCATCACCGAGGTCAACCAAGTGGCGGTGCGTCTGTTGAACGTGGGTTCCTGCGAAGAAGCCTGGGAGCGCCTGATCGATGACTGCCCACGTAACGCCACGTCCATTGGCTATCAGATACTTGAGGCGGTGCTGACCCAACAGCACCAGTTGGAACTGGAAATCCAGCTCAAGGACGTGGCCGGCAACGAGCAATACCTGTGGCTGGTGATGCGCCTGCCGGAGCAGCAGGACGACTTCAAGGCGGTGATCCTCAGCATCAGCGATATCACCAGCCGCAAGCTGATCGAGCTGTCGCTGGTGGAGCGCGAGAGCTTCTGGTCGGATGTGGTCCGCACAGTGCCCGATCACCTGTACGTGCAGGACGTGATCAGCCAGCGCATGATTTTCAGCAACCACCACTTGGGCCACACCCTCGGCTACAACAAGGTCGAACTGCAGCAAATGGGCGAGTATTTCTGGGAAATCCTGCTGCACCCCGAAGACGCCGAGCATTACCACGAGTTGCGCCAGCAACAGCGCCAGGCCGGTTACACCACCCAATTGCAATGCCAACTGCGCTTCCGCCACCGCAATAACCAATGGCGGCGCTTTGACATCCGCGAGCAAGCCCTGGCCCGCGACAAGACAGCGCAGATCACCCGCATCATCGGCGTGGCCAAGGACATCACCGACCAGATCGAAGCCAGCGAATCCCTGCGCGACAGCGAACAGCGCTACCGCATGCTCGCTGAAAGCATCAGCGACGTGATCTGCTCCACCGACAGCCAGTTGGCCCTCAACTACATCAGCCCCTCGGTCAACGCCGTGCTCGGTTATGACGTGGACTGGGTGTTCAAGCACGGCTGGCAGTCGATCATCGCCAACCCGCAGCAATTGACTGGCATTTACAGCCTGATGGAACAGGTCAGCCGCGCGCTGGGCGATCCCGAGGCGCTGAACAGGCTGCGCGACGACATTCAAACCCAGCTGTTCCTTTTCGATTGCCTGCGCGCAGACGGTCGCAAAGTGCCGATCGAGCTGCGCCTGGTGCTGGTGTGGGACGAACACGGCGCCTTCGAGGGCATCCTTGGTGTAGGCCGCGACATCAGCCAGCAACGCCGCGCCGAAAAAGACCTGCGCATGGCGGCCACGGTCTTCGAGCACTCCACCTCGGCGATCCTGATCACCGACCCGGCCGGTTATATCGTGCAGGCCAACGAGGCATTCAGTCGGGTCAGTGGCTATGCGGTCAGCGATGTGCTCGACCAGTTGCCGAACATGCTCACCGTCGACGAACAACAGGAAGCCCACCTGCGCTACGTGCTCAAGCAGTTGCACCAGCACAGCACCTGGGAAGGCGAAGTGTGGCTCAAGCGCCGCAATGGCGAGCATTACCCGGCGTGGGTCGGCATTACCGCCGTGTTCGACGATGAAGGGGACCTGGCCAGCTACGTGTGCTTCTTCAGTGATATCAGTGAGCGCAAGGCCAGCGAGCAGCGCATCCACCGCCTGGCCTACTATGACGCTCTGACCCACCTGCCTAACCGCACGTTGTTCCAGGACCGCCTGCACACCGCGTTGCAGTCGGCCGAACGGCAGAAGTCGTGGGTGGTGCTGATGTTCCTCGACCTCGACCGCTTCAAACCGATCAACGACTCCTTGGGCCACGCCGCCGGAGACCGCATGCTCAAGGAAATGGCCACGCGCCTGCTGGGCTGCGTGGCCGAAGACGATACCGTGGCGCGTATGGGCGGCGACGAGTTCACTTTGCTCCTGCAACCCAGGGTCAGCCGCGAGTTGGCGCTCAACCGCGCGATACACGTGGCCGAGCAGATCCTCGCCAGCCTGGTGAAGCCCTTTGTATTGGAAGGTCGCGAATTCTTTGTGACCGCCAGTATCGGTATCGCCCTGAGCCCTCAGGACGGCAACGAGCTGAGCCAGTTGATGAAAAACGCCGACACGGCGATGTATCACGCCAAGGAACGCGGCAAAAACAACTTCCAGTTCTACCAGGCCGACATGAACGCCAGCGCCCTGGAACGCCTCGAGCTGGAAAGCGACCTGCGCCATGCCTTGGACCAGAACGAATTCGTGCTTTATTACCAACCGCAATTCAGCGG
This window harbors:
- a CDS encoding sensor domain-containing protein, with product MSKVTPPTPLRAAHIAPGAPLHGTLKGALATLVLMLLALLFWQLLDQLQQNQKNQQQYTIDYSADLAEQISLNMALSAKIALNLLPMVEPPRDSEQQQALMRTLQRSMPELRSVALLAPSGAMISDSAADSQDSAWLAELVQRSHAQSYYLSNSNDGTIIYLLLHQPSGGSRMYWALRLAPNYLANLTRQDSQGQRPMWVIENRINHRVVSRDSGMPAQWASALTPDELNKSVLVTPLSKSDWQLRGLFDRTAVLEQLLPAFIGKCLLGLAFSLIPVIVLLNMRRRQRQVHEGRRRYQDIFEGTGVALCVLDLSGLNALFDKTRLETREQLHAWLHDNPGERQQLLKELRITEVNQVAVRLLNVGSCEEAWERLIDDCPRNATSIGYQILEAVLTQQHQLELEIQLKDVAGNEQYLWLVMRLPEQQDDFKAVILSISDITSRKLIELSLVERESFWSDVVRTVPDHLYVQDVISQRMIFSNHHLGHTLGYNKVELQQMGEYFWEILLHPEDAEHYHELRQQQRQAGYTTQLQCQLRFRHRNNQWRRFDIREQALARDKTAQITRIIGVAKDITDQIEASESLRDSEQRYRMLAESISDVICSTDSQLALNYISPSVNAVLGYDVDWVFKHGWQSIIANPQQLTGIYSLMEQVSRALGDPEALNRLRDDIQTQLFLFDCLRADGRKVPIELRLVLVWDEHGAFEGILGVGRDISQQRRAEKDLRMAATVFEHSTSAILITDPAGYIVQANEAFSRVSGYAVSDVLDQLPNMLTVDEQQEAHLRYVLKQLHQHSTWEGEVWLKRRNGEHYPAWVGITAVFDDEGDLASYVCFFSDISERKASEQRIHRLAYYDALTHLPNRTLFQDRLHTALQSAERQKSWVVLMFLDLDRFKPINDSLGHAAGDRMLKEMATRLLGCVAEDDTVARMGGDEFTLLLQPRVSRELALNRAIHVAEQILASLVKPFVLEGREFFVTASIGIALSPQDGNELSQLMKNADTAMYHAKERGKNNFQFYQADMNASALERLELESDLRHALDQNEFVLYYQPQFSGDGKRLTGAEALLRWRHPRRGLVPPGDFIPVLEELGLVVDVGDWVISEACRQLKTWHQNKVRVPKVSVNISARQFSDGQLGTRIATILKDTGLPPACLELELTESILMREVNEAMQILDSLKNLGLSIAVDDFGTGYSSLNYLKQFPIDVLKIDRTFVDGLPSGEQDAQIARAIIAMAHSLNLAVIAEGVETHEQLDFLREHGCDEVQGYLFGRPMPANRFEAQFSNDALFMFD
- the ettA gene encoding energy-dependent translational throttle protein EttA, which encodes MAQYVFTMHRLGKVVPPKREILKNISLSFFPGAKIGVLGLNGSGKSTLLKIMAGVDTEFEGEARPMPDLNIGYLPQEPILDPTKTVREVVEEAVSVIKNAQARLDEVYAAYAEPDADFDKLAAEQAKLEAILQAGDGHNLERQLEVAADALRLPAWDAKVEHLSGGEKRRVALCRLLLSAPDMLLLDEPTNHLDADSVAWLEHFLHDFPGTVVAITHDRYFLDNVAGWILELDRGAGIPYEGNYSGWLEAKSDRLAAESKQQSAHEKAMKEELEWVRKGAKARQSKSKARLQRFEEMQSQEFQKRSETNEIYIPAGPRLGDKVIEFKNVSKGYGDRVLIDNLSFSMPKGAIVGVIGGNGAGKSTLFRMLMGKETPDSGTIEVGETVQLACVDQSREDLDGSKTVFQQISDGSDQIRIGNYEIPSRTYVGRFNFKGGDQQKFVKDLSGGERGRLHLALTLKEGGNVLLLDEPSNDLDVETLRSLEEALLDFPGAAIVISHDRWFLDRVATHILAYEDDSQAVFFEGNYTEYEADRKKRLGDAAAQPHRVRHKKLA